A window of Primulina tabacum isolate GXHZ01 chromosome 4, ASM2559414v2, whole genome shotgun sequence contains these coding sequences:
- the LOC142542700 gene encoding glyceraldehyde-3-phosphate dehydrogenase GAPCP2, chloroplastic-like, whose translation MAAFSSSLIGSAPSLCLDADALRPSDRSVVSYGSFSRNVKVVKFRSSISGTNVQVDSHSLQRFTAHGIKPIKATATEVPPTIPKSRSGGKTKIGINGFGRIGRLVLRIATLRDDIDVVAVNDPFIDAMYMAYMLKYDSTHGPYKGTVSVVDESTLETNGKLIKISNKRNPAEIPWGDYGAEYVVESSGVFTSIDKASEHKKGGAKKVVISAPSGDAPMFVVGVNETKYKPSMDVVSNASCTTNCLAPMAKVVHEEFGILEGLMTTVHATTATQKTVDGPSMKDWRGGRGAGQNIIPSSTGAAKAVGKVLPELNGRLTGMAFRVPTPNVSVVDLTCRLEKNASYEDVKEAIKYAAEGPMKGILGYTEDDVVSNDFVGDSRSSIFDAKAGIGLSKSFMKLVAWYDNEWGYSNRVLDLIEHMALVAATNK comes from the exons ATGGCGGCTTTCTCTTCATCGCTTATCGGATCTGCGCCGTCTCTTTGTCTCGATGCCGATGCACTCCGCCCATCCGATCGATCTGTG GTATCTTATGGGAGTTTTAGCCGCAATGTAAAAGTAGTGAAGTTCAGGTCCAGCATCAGTGGCACTAATGTTCAAGTTGATTCACATTCATTACA GAGGTTTACTGCACATGGGATTAAGCCTATTAAAGCAACAGCTACAGAAGTTCCTCCAACCATACCAA AGTCACGAAGCGGAGGGAAAACAAAGATTGGGATCAATG GTTTTGGGCGTATTGGGAGGCTCGTTCTGCGCATAGCAACCCTCAGGGATGACATTGATGTGGTGGCAGTTAATGACCCTTTCATTGATGCCATGTACATG GCATACATGTTAAAGTACGATTCGACTCATGGACCATACAAGGGGACCGTCTCGGTTGTAGATGAATCTACTTTGGAAACAAATGGAAAGCTGATTAAAATTAGTAACAAAAG GAATCCAGCAGAGATTCCTTGGGGTGATTATGGGGCTGAGTATGTTGTTGAATCTTCTGGGGTCTTCACTTCTATTGATAAGGCATCAGAACACAAAAAG GGTGGGGCAAAGAAGGTTGTGATCTCAGCTCCATCAGGCGATGCCCCTATGTTCGTTGTCGGTGTAAACGAGACTAAATATAAACCAAGCATGGATGTCGTTTCCAATGCTAGCTGTACCACCAATTGCCTTGCACCAATGGCCAAG GTTGTACACGAGGAGTTTGGTATTTTAGAGGGTTTAATGACAACCGTCCATGCAACAACCG CCACACAGAAAACTGTCGACGGTCCTTCTATGAAAGATTGGCGAGGTGGTCGTGGAGCAGGGCAGAACATCATCCCTAGTTCTACTGGTGCTGCAAAG GCTGTTGGGAAAGTTCTTCCAGAACTCAATGGTCGGCTCACTGGAATGGCTTTCCGTGTACCGACTCCTAATGTTTCTGTTGTTGACTTAACTTGTAGACTCGAAAAGAATGCTTCCTATGAAGATGTGAAAGAAGCTATTAA ATACGCAGCTGAGGGTCCAATGAAGGGCATCCTAGGGTACACTGAAGATGATGTTGTCTCCAATGATTTTGTCGGTGACTCTAG gTCAAGCATTTTTGACGCAAAGGCTGGCATAGGTCTTAGCAAATCATTCATGAAGCTAGTTGCTTGGTATGATAATGAGTGGGGTTACAG CAACCGTGTGTTGGATCTAATAGAGCATATGGCTTTAGTGGCGGCAACCAATAAATAG